One part of the Bacteroidia bacterium genome encodes these proteins:
- the mnmG gene encoding tRNA uridine-5-carboxymethylaminomethyl(34) synthesis enzyme MnmG, with translation MFPEYDVVVVGAGHAGCEAAAAAANMGMRVMLATMNMNTIAQMSCNPAMGGVAKGQLVREIDALGGYSGIVTDKTMIQFRMLNRSKGPAMWSPRAQSDRMRFAEDWRLHLEQIPNVDFWQEMITSLVVKEKRVVGVRTQLGLDIPAKTVVLTNGTFLNGLIHIGERQFGGGRSAERAAVGLTAQLEEIGFESGRMKTGTPPRIDGRSIDWEKTEEQPGDEIPGKFSFTDTEALKEQRPCHITYTNPETHELLKEGFDRSPMFNGRIRGLGPRYCPSIEDKIDRFADRDRHQLFLEPEGWNTIEVYVNGFSSSLPEDVQYKALRSVPGLENARMFRPGYAVEYDFFPPTQLNLSLETQLVENLFFAGQINGTTGYEEAASQGLMAGINAARKVQEEDPLILQRDEAYIGVLIDDLVNKGTKEPYRMFTSRAEFRTLLRQDNADLRLTEIGHKIGLASEERYERMIEKRESVKELRSTIEKTSVSPDELKPYLESIPSSPLKQKVKAIKVLTRPGVKIEGLIAASSDLQEKIQTENSDILEQVEIQVKYEGYIHKEQELAKKMMRLDKITIPDNFDYSKIQSLSSESREKLAAQRPQNLGQASRISGVSPADVSVLMVFMSR, from the coding sequence ATGTTTCCTGAATATGATGTAGTAGTAGTCGGCGCTGGACATGCCGGATGTGAAGCCGCAGCCGCGGCAGCGAATATGGGAATGCGGGTAATGCTTGCTACCATGAATATGAATACCATCGCACAGATGTCCTGCAATCCTGCAATGGGTGGAGTAGCCAAAGGTCAACTGGTTCGAGAGATTGATGCACTCGGAGGATACTCCGGCATCGTTACGGATAAGACCATGATCCAGTTCCGCATGCTCAACCGATCCAAGGGACCAGCCATGTGGAGTCCCCGTGCCCAAAGCGATCGCATGAGGTTTGCTGAAGATTGGAGATTACATCTGGAACAAATTCCGAATGTAGACTTCTGGCAGGAAATGATCACCAGTCTGGTCGTCAAAGAAAAAAGGGTAGTGGGAGTAAGGACTCAATTGGGCTTGGATATCCCGGCGAAGACAGTAGTGCTTACAAATGGAACTTTCCTCAATGGTCTCATACATATTGGTGAGAGGCAGTTTGGAGGCGGTAGAAGCGCAGAGAGAGCCGCAGTCGGGCTGACAGCTCAGTTAGAGGAGATCGGCTTTGAGAGCGGCCGTATGAAGACCGGAACTCCGCCAAGGATCGATGGAAGGTCTATTGACTGGGAGAAAACAGAAGAACAGCCAGGCGATGAAATCCCAGGGAAGTTCTCTTTCACCGATACAGAAGCACTCAAAGAACAAAGACCCTGTCATATCACCTATACAAATCCTGAAACTCATGAGCTTTTGAAAGAAGGATTTGACAGATCTCCCATGTTCAATGGGAGAATTCGTGGTTTAGGCCCTCGCTATTGTCCCTCTATCGAAGATAAGATTGATCGTTTTGCTGATAGAGACAGACATCAACTCTTCCTGGAGCCGGAAGGATGGAATACCATCGAGGTATATGTCAATGGATTTTCTTCCTCTCTGCCTGAGGATGTACAATACAAAGCCCTTCGTTCTGTGCCCGGTCTGGAAAATGCGCGTATGTTCCGTCCAGGATATGCAGTAGAATATGATTTCTTTCCTCCGACTCAGCTCAATCTGAGTCTGGAAACCCAATTGGTTGAAAATCTTTTCTTCGCTGGCCAAATCAATGGTACTACTGGATACGAGGAAGCCGCAAGTCAGGGCCTTATGGCTGGAATCAATGCAGCCCGAAAAGTTCAGGAAGAGGATCCTCTCATTCTGCAAAGAGATGAAGCCTACATCGGTGTACTCATCGATGACCTGGTCAACAAAGGGACCAAAGAGCCTTATCGAATGTTTACTTCAAGAGCCGAGTTCAGAACTTTGCTCCGTCAGGACAATGCGGACCTCAGGTTGACAGAAATTGGTCATAAAATTGGATTGGCGAGTGAAGAGCGATACGAAAGGATGATTGAGAAGAGAGAATCAGTCAAAGAATTGAGAAGTACGATCGAAAAGACCTCTGTTTCTCCAGATGAACTCAAACCTTATCTCGAATCCATCCCATCTTCTCCTCTCAAGCAAAAAGTCAAGGCTATTAAGGTCTTGACACGTCCGGGAGTGAAAATTGAAGGATTGATTGCCGCTAGTTCTGATCTTCAGGAAAAAATACAGACTGAAAATTCCGATATATTGGAACAAGTAGAGATTCAGGTGAAATATGAGGGCTATATTCACAAAGAACAGGAGCTTGCGAAGAAAATGATGAGGTTAGACAAAATTACAATCCCTGATAATTTCGATTATTCGAAAATTCAGAGTTTGTCATCAGAATCTCGGGAAAAATTAGCTGCGCAGCGCCCGCAAAACCTGGGACAAGCCTCTCGGATCAGTGGAGTTTCGCCGGCAGATGTTTCGGTACTCATGGTTTTCATGTCTCGCTAA
- a CDS encoding class I SAM-dependent methyltransferase: MSNSLSQSRISYSTCPICESAEISEVLKAKDYTVSKENFSIWHCNNCQARFTQEIPDQNTIGPYYQSEEYISHSNTDKGLINTLYQWVRNYTLVKKRKLISRLSKKSNGNILDIGCGTGEFLGAMKDAGWKVQGLEPDPGAREQAQKNQGISVSPSEDLFNLEDRTYDVITMWHVLEHVHQLHEYFEKIRSLLKPGGLLIIAVPNFKSLDAKVYGEHWAAYDVPRHLYHFSAQSMKELFKFHQIEFQQIKAMPFDAFYVSLLSEKYRHGNVRLVSAGITGLRSFLKSSFQTDSCSSILYVGQKANE, encoded by the coding sequence ATGTCAAATTCACTTTCTCAGAGCCGTATTTCTTATTCAACTTGTCCGATATGTGAGTCAGCCGAAATATCGGAAGTCCTGAAGGCCAAAGATTACACGGTATCGAAGGAAAACTTTTCTATTTGGCATTGCAACAATTGCCAGGCGAGATTTACCCAGGAAATTCCCGACCAAAATACCATCGGTCCCTACTATCAATCTGAAGAGTACATTTCTCATTCCAATACTGACAAAGGACTGATCAATACCCTCTATCAGTGGGTAAGAAATTATACTTTGGTGAAAAAGCGGAAACTCATTAGTCGGCTTTCTAAAAAATCGAATGGCAATATTCTAGACATTGGTTGTGGAACAGGAGAATTTTTAGGCGCAATGAAAGATGCGGGTTGGAAGGTGCAGGGATTGGAGCCTGATCCTGGAGCCCGGGAACAAGCTCAAAAAAATCAGGGAATTTCGGTTTCTCCTTCTGAAGACTTATTCAATTTGGAAGATAGGACTTATGATGTAATCACCATGTGGCATGTACTCGAGCATGTTCATCAGCTGCATGAGTATTTCGAAAAAATCAGATCTCTTCTAAAACCGGGAGGTCTGCTTATCATAGCTGTTCCCAATTTTAAATCCTTGGATGCTAAAGTATATGGGGAACATTGGGCGGCTTATGATGTTCCTCGGCACCTATACCATTTCAGTGCCCAGTCGATGAAGGAATTATTCAAATTTCATCAAATCGAGTTTCAGCAAATCAAGGCTATGCCTTTCGATGCATTTTATGTGAGTTTGCTGAGTGAGAAGTATAGACATGGAAATGTCCGTTTGGTTTCGGCAGGGATTACAGGACTTCGCTCCTTTCTCAAATCTTCCTTCCAAACAGATAGCTGTAGCTCTATTTTGTATGTAGGCCAGAAGGCAAATGAATAA
- a CDS encoding pyridoxal phosphate-dependent aminotransferase — protein MSVSRLTHISKIGVEQMGDLADSLSDPEVLRLENLDTDIRPPASALAYSKEAIMDDDANSYLPFFGLDSIRKSAARLVSETSGNSYNWKTECLISAGGLSGILNVLLATLETSDRVLMTDPTYVGLINRVRLAGGVPVFVSLIANEEGWRLNTAELEEISTENIRAALIMSPSMPSGAVLKLGEWKAITDFVKKADCWLIYDSAMERILFDDLSVIHPASFEGMREKTITVGAASKEYRMIGWRVGWIVGPEEIMADVARVSISNVVCQTGIAMGAVAVAMEDEQDGIQEMNEELQKRRDLILEELKDFRLIKPQGGWSLFLDVSVLGMESTEASKRLLEIGKIAATPMINWGSERANKYVRFVFSNESLDRLEGIGERVKRALL, from the coding sequence ATGTCCGTTTCAAGATTAACTCATATCAGTAAAATTGGAGTTGAACAAATGGGAGATCTCGCCGATAGTCTCTCTGATCCTGAAGTTCTCCGTTTGGAAAATCTGGATACCGATATTCGCCCACCCGCTTCTGCCCTCGCCTACAGCAAAGAAGCCATCATGGATGATGATGCAAATAGCTATTTGCCATTTTTCGGATTGGATAGCATAAGAAAATCTGCAGCAAGATTGGTTTCTGAGACTTCCGGCAATTCTTACAATTGGAAAACTGAGTGTCTTATTTCCGCTGGAGGTCTTTCGGGAATTTTGAATGTATTACTTGCTACGCTTGAAACGAGTGATAGAGTATTGATGACAGACCCAACTTATGTTGGTTTGATCAATAGGGTAAGATTGGCAGGAGGAGTACCTGTTTTTGTTTCGCTAATTGCGAATGAGGAGGGATGGCGCCTGAATACAGCAGAATTAGAAGAAATTTCAACAGAAAATATTCGGGCGGCACTCATCATGAGTCCTTCTATGCCGAGTGGTGCAGTTTTAAAGCTGGGAGAATGGAAAGCTATTACAGATTTTGTAAAAAAGGCAGATTGCTGGCTGATTTATGATTCTGCCATGGAGCGAATTCTTTTCGATGACTTATCGGTCATTCATCCGGCTTCATTTGAGGGAATGAGGGAAAAAACCATTACCGTGGGTGCTGCTTCGAAAGAATATCGGATGATTGGATGGCGTGTGGGTTGGATTGTGGGGCCGGAGGAAATTATGGCAGATGTTGCCCGAGTGAGTATTTCCAATGTGGTTTGCCAAACGGGAATTGCGATGGGAGCAGTTGCGGTTGCAATGGAAGATGAGCAAGATGGAATCCAGGAAATGAATGAAGAATTGCAAAAGCGAAGAGATTTGATTCTTGAGGAGTTGAAAGATTTTCGCTTAATCAAACCACAGGGTGGATGGTCCCTATTTTTGGATGTATCAGTTTTGGGAATGGAAAGTACTGAAGCTTCGAAACGACTATTGGAAATAGGGAAGATTGCTGCTACTCCTATGATCAATTGGGGATCAGAACGTGCGAATAAATATGTTCGCTTTGTTTTTTCAAATGAAAGCCTGGATCGATTGGAAGGAATTGGGGAAAGGGTAAAGCGGGCTTTGCTTTGA
- a CDS encoding VOC family protein produces MNENYSLPAQTRIGHVHLKVADLDRSMDFYCGLLGFELMAKYGTQAAFISAGGYHHHIGLNTWFSKDAPPNPKKSVGLFHTAILYPTRKDLAEIFLRLNEHKYPFSGASDHGVSEALYLDDPDGNGVELYWDKPKDQWPLNSDGSIQMYTKALNLQSLLSELKI; encoded by the coding sequence ATGAACGAAAATTATTCTCTCCCGGCTCAGACCCGGATAGGACATGTGCACTTGAAAGTAGCTGATCTGGATAGGTCGATGGATTTTTATTGCGGCTTATTGGGCTTTGAGTTGATGGCAAAATATGGAACACAAGCTGCTTTTATTTCTGCAGGGGGATACCATCACCATATCGGCCTAAATACCTGGTTTAGTAAAGATGCTCCTCCCAATCCCAAAAAATCTGTCGGACTTTTTCATACGGCTATCCTTTATCCTACACGAAAAGACTTAGCGGAGATTTTCCTAAGACTCAATGAGCATAAATATCCATTTTCAGGTGCATCAGACCATGGAGTATCTGAAGCGCTCTATTTGGATGATCCGGATGGAAATGGGGTAGAACTTTATTGGGATAAACCTAAAGATCAATGGCCACTCAATTCCGACGGCTCTATACAGATGTACACCAAGGCCCTGAATTTGCAGAGTTTACTTTCTGAATTGAAAATATGA
- a CDS encoding metallophosphoesterase, which yields MNRRNFLQKTAITTTCLSLANLSWIGEEEKIRFGIVADAHQDLMPDVEQRMELFIESSSNANSDFILQLGDFCHPIEKNRNFMKIWRSYEKPSYHVLGNHDMDLASKAKTLDFWEMPARYYSFEQGAFHFIVLDGNLINQDGKYSDYDTANFYIDSGLRTWMDPEQLEWLKDDLRKTDKPTIVFSHQSLVNDLWGIKNRSIVQQIFEEENERFGKQKVLACFNGHNHIDYLRKLNGIYYIDINSLSYQWLGQKYLCKTRYSQEVYDAYPLMDRMAPYQDPIFGLIEIDAENIRIKGRMGKYIGPSPQSLGLDDEIYGFPFTPHLSSRELKRK from the coding sequence ATGAATCGTCGAAATTTTCTTCAAAAAACTGCTATAACTACTACTTGCCTAAGTCTTGCTAATCTTTCCTGGATAGGAGAGGAGGAAAAAATCCGATTTGGGATAGTGGCCGATGCGCATCAGGATCTCATGCCTGATGTAGAACAAAGAATGGAGCTCTTCATAGAATCTTCTTCTAATGCGAATAGCGATTTCATCCTTCAGCTCGGAGATTTCTGCCATCCCATAGAGAAAAATCGGAATTTCATGAAGATATGGCGTTCGTATGAAAAGCCTTCTTATCATGTCCTGGGAAATCATGATATGGATTTGGCTTCGAAAGCAAAAACCCTGGATTTTTGGGAGATGCCGGCTCGCTATTATTCATTTGAACAGGGAGCCTTCCATTTTATCGTGCTAGATGGCAATCTTATCAATCAGGATGGAAAATACTCAGATTATGATACCGCCAATTTTTACATAGATAGCGGATTGCGAACCTGGATGGATCCTGAGCAATTGGAATGGTTGAAAGATGACCTTCGGAAAACGGATAAGCCTACCATTGTCTTTTCTCACCAAAGTCTGGTCAACGATCTTTGGGGAATCAAGAATAGAAGCATAGTTCAACAAATTTTTGAGGAAGAAAATGAGCGTTTTGGCAAACAGAAGGTCCTGGCCTGTTTCAATGGACATAATCACATCGACTACCTTCGAAAATTAAATGGCATTTACTATATCGACATCAATAGCCTCAGTTATCAATGGTTGGGGCAAAAATATTTGTGTAAAACTCGCTATTCGCAAGAAGTATATGATGCCTATCCCCTTATGGATAGAATGGCTCCATATCAGGATCCCATTTTTGGTTTGATAGAAATAGATGCTGAAAATATCCGGATAAAAGGCAGGATGGGGAAATATATTGGGCCTAGTCCTCAATCTCTTGGATTAGATGATGAAATCTATGGATTTCCCTTTACGCCTCATTTGTCATCAAGGGAATTGAAAAGGAAATGA
- a CDS encoding YfcE family phosphodiesterase gives MKIGIFTDIHANLPALEKSLQFFEKEGCDQIIHIGDMIGIGPYPKECLELAFTYPNLECVMGNHDYYFAHGLPDKNWMSEEEIAHQNWTHDQLKDELKEEVAKWPFQIDIQLKDDYKISFLHYALKENGWDFKSIAKDPDEKSMDEVFAEVDANLILFGHHHIYHYFKTQKEYFNPGSAGCWNKPIARLAILQLKEGELDLKRVFSPYKDGDLMKAFDDRKVPSRDFIRKVFINR, from the coding sequence ATGAAAATAGGAATCTTCACAGACATACACGCTAATCTGCCCGCTTTAGAAAAATCTCTTCAATTTTTTGAGAAGGAAGGATGTGACCAAATCATCCATATCGGAGATATGATCGGCATTGGGCCCTATCCAAAAGAATGTCTAGAACTAGCCTTTACTTATCCTAACCTGGAGTGCGTCATGGGAAATCATGATTATTACTTTGCGCATGGATTGCCGGATAAAAATTGGATGAGCGAGGAAGAAATCGCCCATCAAAACTGGACGCATGATCAACTCAAGGATGAGTTAAAAGAAGAAGTGGCTAAATGGCCATTTCAGATTGATATCCAGCTAAAGGATGATTACAAAATTTCATTTCTTCATTATGCGCTAAAGGAAAATGGGTGGGATTTTAAGAGCATAGCAAAAGATCCTGATGAAAAGTCAATGGACGAAGTCTTTGCCGAGGTAGATGCGAATCTCATTTTGTTTGGTCATCACCATATCTATCACTATTTCAAAACTCAAAAGGAGTATTTCAATCCTGGATCAGCAGGCTGTTGGAATAAACCCATTGCAAGGCTTGCCATACTTCAGTTGAAAGAGGGAGAACTAGATCTAAAACGAGTTTTTTCTCCTTACAAAGATGGAGATTTGATGAAGGCATTTGATGATAGAAAGGTTCCAAGTCGAGATTTTATCAGAAAGGTTTTTATAAATAGATAA